Genomic DNA from Candidatus Methylomirabilota bacterium:
GAAGGAAGGCGGCACCGGGCTCGGCCTGGCCCTCGCCCACAAGATCGTCGAGGACCACGGCGGCACCCTCAACTTCAGGAGCGTCCGCGGCCTCGGGACCGCGTTCACCGTCGTGCTCCCCCTCATTCCCGAGCCCCCGCCCGGCGCCGGTCTCGGCGACGAGGCCCCGCGGTGACCCCCGAGAGCGCGTCCCGCACGGCGGCGGAGCGCGCTCGCCTCGAAGAGGTGCTGGCCGACAACGAGCAGCTCCGGCGGCTGGCGTTGAGCGTCGCCCACGACTTCAACAACCTCCTCTCGGTCATCGTCGGCTACAGCGAGCTGATGCTCCGCCGGCTCAAGCCGAACGACCCGCTGCGGGCCAGCGCGGAGTCCATCAAGAAGGCGACCGAGTGGGGGATCGCGCTCGCGCAGCAGGTCCTCCTGACGACCCGCCGCGAGGGGCCGCCCCTCACCCCGGTGAGCCTGAACCAGGTCGTCACCAACGTCACGCGCGTGCTGCAGTCGGCGGTCGGCGAGCGCATCGCGCTGGTCACCAAGCTCGACCCCGCCGCGGGCTGCGTCCCCGTCAACCACGGCCAGCTCGGCCAGGTGATCATGAACCTCATCGTCAACGCGCGTGACGCCATGCCCGAGGGCGGCACGCTGACCGTCGAAACCGAGGCCGCGGGGCCCGAGGTCCTGCTGCGCGTCGCCGACACCGGGATCGGCATGGACACGGCGACGCGGGCCCGGCTGTTCGAGCCCTACTTCACGACCAAGGAGCCGGGCAAGGGCATGGGGCTCGGCCTCTCGACGGTCAACGACGTCGTCACCCAGCACCGCGGGCGCATCGAGGTGACGAGCGACGCCGGCCGCGGCTCGACGTTCCTCGTCTACCTGCCGCGGGTGGACGAGACCGCGATGAACGGCGGGGCCGCCGCCGCGGCGGACGCGAGGGTCGCGACGGTGCTGGTCGTCGAGGTCGAGACCGAGGTCCGCACGATGGTCCGCGAGATCCTCGAGACGCAGAAGTTCGCGATCCTCGAGGCGCGCGACCACGAGGAGGCGCTCGCGCTCAGCGGCCGGCACGACGGGCCCATCGACCTCCTCATCGCCGACGTCGTCCTGCCCGTCACCGCGACGGACGAGTTCATCAGGCGCCTCGGCGCGTTCCGCCCCGGCACCCCGGTGCTCTACCTCTCCGGCTACCTCGACGACGTCGAGGGCGCGGCGGCGCTCCGCCAGAAAGGCCGCGTCCTCCAGAAGCCGTTCAGCGTCGCCGCGCTCTCGCAGGCGGTCCGGGAGGTGCTGGAGGGCGTGAAGCGAGGTCGTTGAGCCCGGAAGAGGGCCGGTCAGCGCCGAGAGGAGTCGGCGTGGTCCTCACAGCGCTCGCCGTGGCGCTCGGCGCGTACCACGGGCTCGTCGGGCTGCTCGGGCTCATCCTCGTCCGGACCGGGCCCGAGCCGTGGGACGTGCTCATCATGTCGGTGGCGCTCGCGTCCACGCCGGCGGCGTTGACGCTCGCCGCCTGGGGCGCCCGCCGCCTCGCCGCCGCGTGGCTCGCCCTCGCCGCGCTGGCCTGGGCCGTGTTCGGTTACCGCGGTGTGTGGCCCGAGTGGGCGTACGCCGCGCTCTACTATGCCCCGCAACTGGTCGCCGCCCTCGTGCTGTCGCGCCGGCGACCGGGCGCCGCCTCCGCGCTCGCCGCCACGCCCGCCACGCCGCACGTGTCGTCCCCGACGCCCGCTCGCCTCGTCGGTTGGGGCCTCGCCCTCGCTCTCGGCGTGGGCCACGCCACCCTCGGGTTGTGGCTCGTCGTCCGGGTCGCTGGGGAAGGCCGCTGGGCCCCGTGGTGGTGGATGGGCGGCGTCGCCTCCTTGCTCTCCACGCTGCCGGCGGTCGTGTCCGCGCGAAGGAGGCCGACATTCGGAGGCCGCTGGCTGGTGGGGGCCGCGTACCTCGGTGTGCTCGCCGCCGGGCGCGCGCTCTACCTGGAAGACGCCCGGTGGGCCTTCGGGTTCCTCGTGTGGTGGTTGCCCCAGTGTCTGCTCGGCGTGCTCTTCCTGAGAAGGCGACCGGCAGGATCCTGAGTCAGATCACGTCGAACTGGCAGAGGGTCCCCTCGATGACTTGCGCGAACGAGGGGTCGAGGGTCGGATAGAGCCCCCGGATCAGGTCCCACGCGGCGTGGAGCTCGTAGCCGCCCCCCGCGGCCGCGGCTACGGGTTCAGCCGGCGGCGGAGGAAACCGAGCAGGCCCTGCGGGACGAAGATCACCATCACGATGAAGATGATGCCGAGCGGGATCAGGTAGTACTCGGTGAGGAAGCGCGAGAGGCCCTCGCGCAGCAGCAGGAAGAACGCGGCGCCCGCGAACGGTCCGACGAGCGTTCCCATGCCGCCCATCACGTTGAAGATCACGACCTCGCCGGAGACGACGAAGAACACGAAGTCCGGCGCCGCGAACTTGTTCTGGATCGCGTACAGCGCGCCGGCGAGCCCGGCGACGAGCCCTGAGAGCATCACGGCCACGATCTTGTAGCGCTCGACGTGATAGCCGATGGCCCGGGTGCGCGGCTCGTTCTCGCGGATCGACTGCAGGACCATGCCGAACGGGGACTGAGTGATGCGCCGGACCAGCAGATAGGCGAGCGCCACCACCGCCAGCACGAACCAGTGGAGGGTCGCCGGCGTGAAGCGGCTGGCGGCGAGGCCCGGGAGCGAGAGGCCCGGCTGGCTGAAGGTGAGGCCGTTCTCGCCGCCCGTGACCTCCGTCCAGGTGAAGATGATGACGTAGAAGATCTGTGAGAAGACGAGGGTGGAGATCGCGAAGTAGATGTCGCGGAGGCGCGTCGCGAAGTAGGCGACGAAGACGGCCGCGGCGCCGGCCCCCGCCAGCCCGTAGAGCACGGCGAGCCAGAGGCTGGGCGGCTTCACCGTGAGGAGCGCAGCCGCGGCGCCGTACATGCCGAGGCCGAAGAACGCCGAGTGCCCGAACGAGACCATGCCCGTGTAGCCGATGAGGATGTCGGAGGACATCGCCAGGAGTCCCCAGATGAGGATCTCCGTCGCGAACCTCTGCCAGAACGGGGGCAGCACGAACGGCGCGAGAGCCAGGAGGCCCAGCACGACCGTGAACGCGATCCAGTAGCCGACGGCGCGCGGGGCGGGCCGGGCGTCGGGCGCGGCGGTCATTTCGGCGTCGGGACGAAGAGCCCGGTCGGCCGGAAGAGCATCGTCAGGACCAGCACGACGAAGGAGACGAGCACCGCCTGGGCGGGGCTCACGACGAGCGCGGCGTAGGCCTCGAGCAGGCTGACGAAGATCGACGCCAGGATCGAGCCGCCGAGGTTCCCCATGCCGCCGACGACGACCACGATGAAGGCGCGGAGCGTGAAATCGAAGCCCATCGTCTGGGTGACGCCGGCGAACGGGCCGAAGAGCACGCCGCTCGCCGCCGCCATCGCGGAGCCGATCGCGAACACGGCCGTGTGGACGAGCGGCACCGGGATGCCCATCGCCTGGGCCATCACCCGGTCCTGGGTCGTCGCCCGGATCCAGATGCCGTACTTGCCGTACTTCAGGAACAGCCACAGCGCGCCGATGATCAGGCCGGCGAGGACGGCGGTGGCGACGCGGTACCATGGGTACTGCAGATAGAAGAGCTGGAACTGGCCCGACACCGGTTCGCCGATCTTGCGCACGCTGGGCCCCCACTGCCAGAGCGCGTACTTCTGGAGCACCAGCGAGACGCCGAAGGTGGCGAGGATCGTCGTCAGCGGGTCGCGCCCGATGAGCGGCCGGAGCGTCGTCACCTGGAGCAGGACGCCGAGCAGCGCGATGGCGATCGCCGCGACGAGCAGCGCGAGCCAGAAGTTCCCCGTGATGCCCATCACGGTGGCGCCCACGAACGCGCCGAGCATCAGGAGATCGCCGTGGGCGAAGTTGACGATGTCCATGATCCCGAAGATCAGCGTGAGGCCGGAGGCCACCATCGCCAGCACCATCCCGTTGACGAGGCCGTTGATCGTCTGGATGATGATCTGGTCCACGCCTAGATCGTCCGGGTGGGCCTCGACGGCCCCCCCGGAAGCCCCCCCAGGTCGGGTTGCGCGGGCACAGCCCGCGCTCGAACGGTGGTCATTGCGACACCTCCGCTAGACCCCGAGGTACTCGTGGATGACGCTCTGGTCGGCGCGCAGCGCGGCCGCGGGCCCGTGGTGGCGCACGACCCCCTTCTCCATGATGTAGACGCGGTTGGCGGCCTCGAGCGTGAGCGGGACGTTCTGCTCGACGAGGAGGATGGCCACCCCGTCCCGGTGGAGCGCGTGCACGATCTCCCGGATCTGGGCGACCATGCGGGGCATGAGCCCTTCGGTGGGCTCGTCGAGGAGGATGATCTTCGGCTCGAGCATCATCGCGCGCGCGATGGCGAGCATCTGCTGCTCGCCGCCCGACAGCGTCCCGCCCGCCTGGTTGCGCCGCTCCCGGAGGACGGGGAAGCTCGCGTAGACCTTCTCGAGCAGCTGCTCGCGGCGTTCCGGCGTGATCCCGCGCCGGTCCAGACCCGTCCTCAAATTCTCGAGCACCGTCAGCAGCCGGAAGATCCGCCGCTCCTCCGGCACCCAGGCGACGCCGAGGCCGGCCAGGCCGTGGGGCGGCAGGCCGGTCAGGTCGCGCCCCTCGAACGTGATTCGCCCGCCCGTCCGACGCACGAGCCCCATGATCGCCTTGAGCGTCGTGGTCTTGCCCACGCCGTTCCGCCCGAGCAGGCCGACCACCTCTCCCGCGCGCACCTCGATCGACACACCGTGGAGCACGTGCGACTTGCCGTAGTGGGCGTGGAGGTCCTCGAGCACCAGCATCAGGTCTTGAGGTAGACCTCCTGCACCCGGGGATTGGCCTGGATCTCGGCCGGCGTGCCCTCGGCCAGCACCTCCCCGTAGTTCAGCACGGTGATGACGTGGGCGAGCCCCATCACGACCTCCATGTCGTGCTCCACGATGAGGATCGTGAGGTCCCGCGCGATGCGGCGGATCAGCTCCACGGTCGCGTGGGTCTCGGCCACGCTCATGCCGGCCGTCGGCTCGTCCAGGCACAGGAGGCGGGGCTCCGTCGCGAGGGCGATGCCGATCTCGAGGTTGCGCTGCTCGCCGTGCGAGAGGTTCGCCGCCGGCTCGTCCTGCTTGGCGGCGAGGCCGACGTCGCCGAGGATGGCGCGCGCGCGGTCCACCACGTCGGCGTAGGCGCGGTGGTGGCGGAGCATGCTCCAGTTGTGGTGGCGGGACTGGACGGCGATCCGGACGTTCTCCAGCACGGTGGCGCCGGGCAGGATGTTGGTGATCTGGTAGGAGCGCGCGATCGCCTTGCGCGAGATCGTGTGGGGCGGCAGCCCGGCGATGTCCTCGCCCTGGAAGACGATCCGGCCGGCCGTGGGCCGCAGCACTCCGGTGAGACAGTTGAAGAACGTGGACTTGCCCGCGCCGTTGGGGCCGATGATGCCCCGAAGCTGATGGGCGGGAACCGCGAGGGACACGTTGTTGAGGGCCGTCAGCCCGCCGAAGCGGACCATCAGCCCCTCGGTCTGCAGGAGCGCGGGCACGGCCGCTCCGCCGTTGCCGGCCGCGGCCGTCCCGCGCTGTCCCTCGCGCGTCACGCTAGGCG
This window encodes:
- a CDS encoding ABC transporter ATP-binding protein, with translation MTREGQRGTAAAGNGGAAVPALLQTEGLMVRFGGLTALNNVSLAVPAHQLRGIIGPNGAGKSTFFNCLTGVLRPTAGRIVFQGEDIAGLPPHTISRKAIARSYQITNILPGATVLENVRIAVQSRHHNWSMLRHHRAYADVVDRARAILGDVGLAAKQDEPAANLSHGEQRNLEIGIALATEPRLLCLDEPTAGMSVAETHATVELIRRIARDLTILIVEHDMEVVMGLAHVITVLNYGEVLAEGTPAEIQANPRVQEVYLKT
- a CDS encoding branched-chain amino acid ABC transporter permease translates to MTAAPDARPAPRAVGYWIAFTVVLGLLALAPFVLPPFWQRFATEILIWGLLAMSSDILIGYTGMVSFGHSAFFGLGMYGAAAALLTVKPPSLWLAVLYGLAGAGAAAVFVAYFATRLRDIYFAISTLVFSQIFYVIIFTWTEVTGGENGLTFSQPGLSLPGLAASRFTPATLHWFVLAVVALAYLLVRRITQSPFGMVLQSIRENEPRTRAIGYHVERYKIVAVMLSGLVAGLAGALYAIQNKFAAPDFVFFVVSGEVVIFNVMGGMGTLVGPFAGAAFFLLLREGLSRFLTEYYLIPLGIIFIVMVIFVPQGLLGFLRRRLNP
- a CDS encoding branched-chain amino acid ABC transporter permease, yielding MDQIIIQTINGLVNGMVLAMVASGLTLIFGIMDIVNFAHGDLLMLGAFVGATVMGITGNFWLALLVAAIAIALLGVLLQVTTLRPLIGRDPLTTILATFGVSLVLQKYALWQWGPSVRKIGEPVSGQFQLFYLQYPWYRVATAVLAGLIIGALWLFLKYGKYGIWIRATTQDRVMAQAMGIPVPLVHTAVFAIGSAMAAASGVLFGPFAGVTQTMGFDFTLRAFIVVVVGGMGNLGGSILASIFVSLLEAYAALVVSPAQAVLVSFVVLVLTMLFRPTGLFVPTPK
- a CDS encoding ABC transporter ATP-binding protein — its product is MLVLEDLHAHYGKSHVLHGVSIEVRAGEVVGLLGRNGVGKTTTLKAIMGLVRRTGGRITFEGRDLTGLPPHGLAGLGVAWVPEERRIFRLLTVLENLRTGLDRRGITPERREQLLEKVYASFPVLRERRNQAGGTLSGGEQQMLAIARAMMLEPKIILLDEPTEGLMPRMVAQIREIVHALHRDGVAILLVEQNVPLTLEAANRVYIMEKGVVRHHGPAAALRADQSVIHEYLGV
- a CDS encoding ATP-binding protein, with protein sequence MTPESASRTAAERARLEEVLADNEQLRRLALSVAHDFNNLLSVIVGYSELMLRRLKPNDPLRASAESIKKATEWGIALAQQVLLTTRREGPPLTPVSLNQVVTNVTRVLQSAVGERIALVTKLDPAAGCVPVNHGQLGQVIMNLIVNARDAMPEGGTLTVETEAAGPEVLLRVADTGIGMDTATRARLFEPYFTTKEPGKGMGLGLSTVNDVVTQHRGRIEVTSDAGRGSTFLVYLPRVDETAMNGGAAAAADARVATVLVVEVETEVRTMVREILETQKFAILEARDHEEALALSGRHDGPIDLLIADVVLPVTATDEFIRRLGAFRPGTPVLYLSGYLDDVEGAAALRQKGRVLQKPFSVAALSQAVREVLEGVKRGR